The Alteripontixanthobacter sp. genome has a window encoding:
- a CDS encoding M23 family metallopeptidase: protein MIRRAAALVLSMVLLLAAPPAFADPAKETEHVVTAGETLGGIANRAGVPLVVIAEANGLVQPYKVRLGQKLIIPRQRVHTVKSGETGLGIANRYGIALTQIAVANALEEPFDVRIGQRLIIPAMVTAPVRRAPQPATPYFRAPHDGEQLMGFAMREDGSGHDGIDYAANPLEMVRASASGTVLYAGTESERFGGLVVLDHGNGWQSAYGHLARLTVSTGDAVKAGERIGLAGSEGAANRTELHFEIRRDGKKIDPAELLQGSRSE from the coding sequence GTGATTCGCCGCGCTGCCGCGCTGGTCCTTTCCATGGTGCTGCTGCTGGCAGCCCCGCCCGCCTTCGCCGATCCGGCCAAGGAAACCGAACATGTGGTGACCGCAGGCGAAACGCTGGGCGGTATCGCCAACCGCGCGGGCGTTCCGCTGGTCGTGATCGCAGAAGCCAACGGACTGGTGCAGCCCTACAAGGTCAGGCTGGGGCAGAAACTGATCATCCCGCGCCAGCGCGTGCATACGGTCAAATCGGGCGAAACCGGGCTGGGTATCGCCAATCGGTACGGCATCGCGCTGACGCAAATTGCGGTGGCCAATGCGCTCGAAGAACCCTTCGATGTCCGCATCGGGCAGCGGCTGATCATCCCTGCCATGGTTACCGCCCCGGTGCGCCGTGCGCCGCAGCCTGCAACCCCCTATTTCCGCGCGCCGCATGATGGCGAGCAGTTAATGGGCTTTGCCATGCGCGAGGACGGCTCGGGCCATGACGGGATCGATTATGCGGCCAATCCGCTGGAGATGGTGCGCGCTTCGGCCAGCGGAACCGTGCTGTATGCCGGCACCGAATCCGAACGGTTCGGCGGGCTGGTTGTGCTCGACCACGGCAATGGCTGGCAAAGCGCTTACGGCCATCTCGCCCGGCTGACCGTATCGACCGGCGATGCGGTGAAGGCGGGCGAGCGCATCGGTCTCGCCGGCAGCGAGGGCGCGGCCAACCGGACCGAATTACATTTCGAGATTCGCCGCGACGGCAAGAAGATCGACCCTGCCGAATTGTTGCAAGGCAGCCGCTCCGAATGA
- a CDS encoding potassium channel family protein, which produces MSGRRSDKIGPKIPRKRVRGPGFQPLRRAVRVPVWGDLGIRLGLALFLIFIVIMVHWWDREGLVDNLDGEVSFLDVVYFTMISITTTGFGDIAPISDRARLVEAVIVTPIRFAVFFIFVGTAYNFIIKRSWEKWRMARIQDQLKDHIVVLGFGVSGSEAVAELIERGTDPREIVVIDPSEERVAAAEKLGCNVLAGDASRDDTLRAVRIHKATNVLVSGGRDDTSILIVLTVRHLAPHVPISVVVRADDNELVARQAGANNVINPVRFTGLLLAGSAKGAHIADYMADLASVSGRVQLVEREVTEAECGSSIEELSTGGRGLRVYRNGRALGFWEAECQNLQTGDVVVEIVPTTNGTTHGDRAIDDIMNDDA; this is translated from the coding sequence ATGAGCGGCAGGCGATCGGACAAAATCGGCCCCAAGATCCCGCGCAAGCGGGTGCGCGGCCCCGGTTTTCAGCCGCTGCGCCGCGCGGTGCGCGTGCCGGTTTGGGGCGATCTTGGCATTCGGCTGGGCCTCGCGCTGTTCCTGATTTTTATCGTTATCATGGTCCATTGGTGGGACCGCGAAGGGCTGGTGGACAATCTGGACGGGGAAGTCAGCTTCCTCGACGTCGTCTATTTTACCATGATCTCGATCACCACCACCGGGTTTGGCGATATCGCCCCCATATCGGACCGGGCTCGGCTGGTGGAGGCGGTGATCGTAACCCCGATCCGCTTTGCCGTGTTCTTCATTTTCGTGGGCACGGCCTACAATTTCATTATCAAACGCAGCTGGGAGAAATGGCGCATGGCCCGGATACAGGATCAGCTGAAGGATCACATCGTCGTGCTCGGCTTCGGCGTCTCCGGCTCCGAAGCGGTGGCCGAACTGATCGAACGCGGCACCGATCCGCGTGAGATCGTGGTGATCGACCCGAGCGAGGAGCGCGTTGCCGCTGCCGAAAAGCTCGGCTGCAACGTGCTGGCGGGCGATGCCAGCCGCGACGATACTCTGCGCGCGGTGCGCATCCACAAGGCAACCAATGTGCTGGTTTCGGGCGGGCGCGACGATACGTCGATCCTGATCGTGTTGACCGTGCGCCATCTGGCCCCGCATGTCCCGATCAGCGTGGTGGTGCGCGCCGACGATAATGAGCTGGTCGCGCGTCAGGCGGGGGCCAACAATGTCATCAACCCGGTCCGTTTTACCGGATTGCTGCTGGCCGGCAGTGCCAAGGGCGCCCATATCGCCGATTACATGGCGGACCTGGCCAGCGTGTCGGGCCGGGTGCAACTGGTCGAACGCGAGGTGACCGAGGCGGAATGCGGCTCCTCCATCGAGGAGCTGAGCACCGGCGGGCGCGGGCTACGCGTCTATCGCAACGGCCGGGCGCTGGGTTTCTGGGAAGCCGAATGCCAAAACCTGCAAACCGGCGATGTGGTGGTCGAGATCGTACCGACCACCAATGGTACGACCCATGGCGACCGGGCTATCGACGACATTATGAACGACGACGCTTGA